From a single Nothobranchius furzeri strain GRZ-AD chromosome 7, NfurGRZ-RIMD1, whole genome shotgun sequence genomic region:
- the LOC139070751 gene encoding E3 SUMO-protein ligase ZBED1-like, with product MVAAGRILPFEHLPCVAHVIQRAIVVSLRESGFDGILVKCRKVVAHFKHSPANSDELNVQQASLGLEQEQLVQDVPTRWNSTLELVKRVRRNRDALHTTLSQQKHNLALPTNVEYEKLAKLEKIMEPCRWRLP from the exons ATGGTGGCAGCAGGGAGGATACTGCCATTCGAGCATTTGCCCTGCGTTGCACATGTTATTCAGAGAGCTATAGTAGTGTCACTTCGGGAAAGTGGTTTTGATGGCATTCTGGTCAAGTGCCGTAAAGTGgtcgcacatttcaaacacagtccAGCAAACTCAGACGAGCTGAATGTCCAGCAAGCCTCCCTTGGACTAGAACAAGAACAACTTGTGCAAGATGTTCCAACACGGTGGAATTCCACCCTTGAGCTGGTCAAACGCGTGAGGCGAAACAGAGACGCTCTGCACACAACGCTGTCTCAGCAGAAGCACAATCTTGCCCTCCCAACAAATGTGGAATATGAGAAGCTGGCAAAGCTGGAGAAAATAATGGAGCCATGCAG gtgGCGACTGCCTTAG